From a single Pleurodeles waltl isolate 20211129_DDA chromosome 8, aPleWal1.hap1.20221129, whole genome shotgun sequence genomic region:
- the HMGB1 gene encoding high mobility group protein B1 encodes MGKDPKKPRGKMSSYAYFVQTCREEHKKKHPDASVNFSEFSKKCSERWRTMSAKEKGKFEDMAKADKVRYEREMKGYVPPKGESKKKFKDPNAPKRPPSAFFLFCSDHRPKIKGEHPGLTIGDIAKKLGEMWNNTTSDDKVPYEKKAAKLKEKYEKDVAAYRSKGKPESPKKVVAKVEKSKKKEEEDDDEDEEDEEEEEEEEDEDEEDDE; translated from the exons ATGGGCAAGGATCCTAAGAAGCCAAGGGGCAAAATGTCCTCATACGCATATTTTGTGCAAACCTGCAGAGAGGAACATAAGAAAAAGCATCCTGATGCGTCTGTGAATTTTTCTGAGTTCTCCAAAAAATGCTCTGAAAGATGGAGG ACCATGTCAGCTAAAGAGAAAGGAAAGTTTGAAGATATGGCAAAGGCAGACAAGGTGCGTTATGAAAGAGAAATGAAAGGCTATGTGCCACCTAAAGGAgaatccaaaaagaagttcaaagatcCCAATGCACCCAAGAGGCCTCC GTCTGCATTTTTCTTATTTTGCTCCGATCACCGTCCAAAAATCAAAGGAGAGCATCCTGGTCTAACCATTGGAGACATTGCAAAAAAACTGGGGGAAATGTGGAATAACACAACTTCTGATGATAAAGTGCCATATGAAAAGAAGGCCGCCAAATTGAAGGAAAAATATGAGAAA GATGTTGCTGCTTATCGGTCTAAGGGGAAGCCAGAGTCTCCGAAAAAAGTAGTTGCTAAGGTCGaaaagagcaagaaaaaggaagaggaggacgacgatgaggatgaggaagatgaagaagaggaagaagaagaggaggacgaggatgaagaggatgatgaaTAA